The following proteins are co-located in the Pedobacter sp. FW305-3-2-15-E-R2A2 genome:
- a CDS encoding DUF2480 family protein: MDTIINKVEQSGIVTLDLLSYKPAKTDYSAFDMVPYLFHGYLLQEKLFRAEMSLIDWHQYRNKEVVICCSNDAIVPYWAYVFIASLLQPHAAFVCFGGLEDHQQLIWLERIKVLDYSPYKDKKVVLKARSDVPEAIYVAATGRLMKRVQTLMWGEAGSPLMIYKRKKTI, translated from the coding sequence ATGGACACGATTATAAATAAAGTAGAACAATCAGGAATCGTCACACTCGACCTGTTGTCATATAAACCCGCAAAAACCGACTATTCCGCCTTTGATATGGTCCCCTACCTCTTTCATGGCTATCTGCTCCAGGAAAAGTTATTCAGAGCCGAAATGAGCCTCATCGACTGGCATCAGTACCGCAATAAGGAAGTGGTCATTTGTTGTTCAAATGATGCCATCGTACCCTACTGGGCCTATGTCTTTATCGCTTCCCTTCTTCAGCCTCATGCTGCCTTTGTCTGTTTTGGAGGACTGGAAGATCATCAACAGCTGATCTGGCTGGAAAGAATAAAAGTGCTGGATTATTCGCCTTATAAAGACAAGAAAGTTGTGCTGAAGGCCCGGTCTGATGTGCCCGAAGCGATCTATGTAGCGGCGACCGGAAGATTAATGAAACGAGTTCAAACCCTGATGTGGGGAGAAGCCGGTTCTCCTTTAATGATTTACAAAAGAAAAAAAACGATATAA